A section of the Camelus dromedarius isolate mCamDro1 chromosome 14, mCamDro1.pat, whole genome shotgun sequence genome encodes:
- the TARDBP gene encoding TAR DNA-binding protein 43 — protein MSEYIRVTEDENDEPIEIPSEDDGTVLLSTVTAQFPGACGLRYRNPVSQCMRGVRLVEGILHAPDAGWGNLVYVVNYPKDNKRKMDETDASSAVKVKRAVQKTSDLIVLGLPWKTTEQDLKEYFSTFGEVLMVQVKKDIKTGHSKGFGFVRFTEYETQVKVMSQRHMIDGRWCDCKLPNSKQSPDEPLRSRKVFVGRCTEDMTADELRQFFCQYGEVVDVFIPKPFRAFAFVTFADDQVAQSLCGEDLIIKGISVHISNAEPKHNSNRQLERSGRFGGNPGGFGNQGGFGNSRGGGAGLGNNQGSNMGGGMNFGAFSINPAMMAAAQAALQSSWGMMGMLASQQNQSGPSGNNQSQGNMQREPNQAFGSGNNSYSGSNSGAAIGWGSASNAGSGSGFNGGFGSSMDSKSSGWGM, from the exons ATGTCTGAATATATTCGGGTAACCGAAGATGAGAATGATGAGCCTATTGAAATACCGTCAGAAGACGATGGGACAGTGCTGCTGTCCACAGTTACAGCCCAGTTTCCAGGGGCATGTGGGCTGCGCTACAGGAACCCAGTGTCTCAGTGTATGAGAGGTGTCCGTCTGGTAGAAGGAATTCTTCATGCCCCCGATGCTGGCTGGGGAAATCTGGTATATGTTGTCAACTATCCCAAAG ataacaaaagaaaaatggatgagACAGATGCTTCATCAGCAGTGAAAGTGAAAAGAGCGGTCCAGAAAACATCTGACTTAATAGTGTTGGGTCTCCCTTGGAAAACGACTGAACAGGATCTAAAAGAATATTTTAGTACCTTTGGAGAAGTTCTTATGGTTCAG gtCAAGAAAGATATTAAAACTGGTCATTCAAAAGGGTTTGGCTTTGTTCGTTTTACGGAGTATGAAACCCAGGTGAAAGTAATGTCACAGCGACATATGATAGATGGACGGTGGTGTGATTGTAAACTCCCAAACTCTAAG CAAAGCCCAGATGAGCCTTTGAGAAGCAGAAAGGTGTTTGTTGGGCGTTGCACAGAGGACATGACTGCTGACGAGTTACGGCAGTTCTTCTGCCAGTACGGAGAAGTGGTGGATGTCTTCATTCCCAAACCATTTAGGGCATTTGCCTTTGTTACGTTTGCAGATGATCag GTTGCCCAGTCTCTTTGTGGAGAGGACTTGATCATTAAAGGAATCAGCGTACATATATCCAATGCTGAACCTAAGCACAATAGCAATAGACAGTTAGAAAGAAGTGGAAGATTTGGTGGTAATCCAGGTGGCTTTGGGAATCAGGGTGGATTTGGTAACAGTAGAGGGGGTGGAGCTGGTTTGGGAAACAATCAAGGTAGTAATATGGGCGGAGGGATGAACTTTGGTGCTTTTAGCATTAATCCAGCAATGATGGCTGCAGCCCAGGCAGCTCTGCAGAGCAGTTGGGGTATGATGGGCATGTTAGCCAGTCAGCAGAATCAGTCAGGCCCATCAGGTAATAACCAAAGCCAAGGCAACATGCAGAGGGAGCCAAATCAGGCCTTTGGTTCCGGAAATAACTCTTATAGTGGTTCTAATTCAGGTGCAGCAATTGGTTGGGGATCAGCATCAAATGCAGGGTCAGGCAGTGGTTTTAATGGAGGCTTTGGCTCAAGCATGGATTCTAAATCTTCTGGCTGGGGAATGTAG